In bacterium, the following are encoded in one genomic region:
- a CDS encoding epoxyqueuosine reductase QueH, translated as MDVLIHICCGICILEPLRDLRGEGHDVLGVWVNPNIEPAAEHDRRLDALGTVVRVEGLPLVRLDAPEFSPPAAEPSDERCGYCYRLRLLPTARLAAESGAAFTTTLLFSRHQRHELIKSVAEQVAAETGAEFLYRDWRPLFARGQSRARRLGIYRQRYCGCLPSLDARLKE; from the coding sequence ATGGACGTCCTCATCCACATCTGCTGCGGCATCTGCATCCTCGAGCCGCTCCGGGACCTGCGCGGCGAGGGGCACGACGTGCTCGGGGTGTGGGTCAACCCGAACATCGAGCCGGCCGCCGAGCACGACCGCCGCCTGGACGCCCTGGGGACCGTCGTCCGGGTCGAGGGGCTGCCGTTGGTGCGCCTGGACGCGCCGGAGTTTTCGCCTCCCGCGGCGGAGCCCTCCGACGAGCGCTGCGGCTATTGCTACCGCCTGCGCCTCCTCCCCACGGCCCGCCTCGCCGCCGAGTCCGGCGCCGCCTTCACCACCACACTTTTATTCTCCCGCCATCAGCGCCACGAATTGATAAAAAGCGTCGCGGAACAGGTGGCCGCCGAGACCGGGGCGGAGTTCCTCTACCGTGACTGGCGGCCGCTCTTCGCCCGGGGCCAGAGCCGGGCCCGGCGGCTCGGCATCTACCGCCAGCGCTACTGCGGCTGCCTGCCCAGCCTCGACGCCCGGCTGA